Part of the Aptenodytes patagonicus chromosome 14, bAptPat1.pri.cur, whole genome shotgun sequence genome, TTGTGCTGCaagtatttgctttatttcttgtttcttttccttgcttacAGCAAGTGGTACTTCTCAGCTTGACTCTTCCATCTGTCTTTGTTGGTGTCACTGAATAAGAGGATATTCATGCATTCctagaaaacagtaaaatttctttttgtcCCTTGTCTGACCAATGGGATATTGTTTAAAATTTGAGTCTGGCCTTCTGAATTTTAGGGAGTATTGTATTTGTTGCTAGCTAAGAGGACTTTTGGCTGCTTTATGGCTTCTCAAAGACTTTGCTGAGTTCTGCAGTCTTAATGCTTCACCCTCAGTTTGCCACATCGACTGaaaaacagtcccagctcacaTTAGCCTGCAGAAAGGCTTGCTGTTCAGTACAGAGTGGGTTTTGATGCTTTTTATTCCTCCTCTTAGTTTCCTGTtgcttctttaatttcttttgtctgttaGTGTCCAGATTTATGGCCAGCATTCGTTAGTGCGTGGAGCTGAGGTGCTGTGTGAGCTGTCTGTATCCCAGGCCTCTTCCTCTACAGAATGGGAGGCAGCAAGATGTGCTGGCGTTCACAGCTCCAAACCAGACCAGCACCTTTCCCAGCTGGGTTTGAAAGGTAGAAAAGCTGCACCCAGGTAGAGATGGCTCTGGACAAGAAGTTAATGAAGGCTGCTGGTGGTTAATGGTTGATGTGGGACATATTTGTTGCAAAGCTGTTATAGGcacaaaaaaaatgttgtattgAAAGGGTTCTAAAAATCATATGCTCAATAACTATTGGCACTGTGTTGTTGTTTGGATGGAAATCTGTTTAGCCAATTCTGCTTCTGGGAGCACCCTGTCATTTCTACCAGTCCCTGAAGAGGGCTTAGGTTTCACCATGAGACTATTTCAATGGGACCAGGTGGTGCAGGAAAGATCTTCTCTTGAAGCCACCAGCAGCACCAAACCAGTCACCTTTTCAATAATCTTGAAATACATGGGAGTACTAAGCTAAGGTACCTGCTCACTCTTCCAATCCTTTCAGCACACATCAAAAAAAGAGACTAATACTAGACAGAGGTGTCTAATCAAAACATTACCAGAAGCTGCCATTTGGCAGCACCACGAGGTGGTACCTGGCAACATTAATCCTCGAAGAGCAGTCAGTTAAAGTCCTATCAGTGATCTAGTTGTCTGAGTGATTGGCTTTGAGGAGGGCTGCTTCCCTCCTGGCTGCATAACGGGGAATCAATGGCAGCGTGCACAGGGTCGGGGTGTCATGCCCAAACGCAAGCTGCAAATACACGCACAGGAGGTCGGTGCCCTGGGAGACTCCTCCAGGTTTAGACGCTGCCTTTCAACCAGGCTGCAgttctttccccctcctccttttgaAAATAGAGGACGTTGCAATGTTTCGTTGCTTTCCCTTTGGCTTTGTAGCTGCTTAAAAAGTTGcctgggaagacaagcatgtgtgtgtgcggAGGGGGCAATTCCAAGAGGAGGGTCTCTAGTAATGAGGCGTCGTATCTGCCCAGCTAGGTGAGAGCTGGGCAGGTTTGTTATGACATAACTCTTCGGGGGGGTTGGGGAAAAGACTGTGGCGGGGGGGGAGAACTGGCGTCTGCAGCACCCCGTCAGTGATATCAGACACAGGATCTGGCAGCTTTGGGGTAAGCTACCACCTCTCTACTCCACCACTCAGAGCATCCTGGATCTCCAGCTCGAAGGGGAGAGCGAGCCAGCAGCGGCAATCATGGCAACGTcaaatggttttatttcttcatgacctctctcttctcctctctcatCAATAATTCACCcgagggcttttttttcccccaccccccctccttctcactctcttttttgatgtggggagaggggagaaaagggggCACCGGAAAGTGTTTATTTTGTCGGGCAGCTTTTTGCGGCGTGTCTTAAAAGAGCTCGCGAAAGGACCCGGgtaaagaaagaaagggaaaaaaaaaaaaaaaaggcacaaagtggtggcgggggggaggaggagaagagaagaaggagaggaaaaaagagacagagggaAGAAGCCGGAGGAAAGACGACTTTCAGCGCGGCGCTGCCGGGAGGTGCgggtgtgtgtgcgcgtgtgtgtgtgtgtctgcgcgGGGGGAgcggctgccgctgctgccggcggTGCCTCCCGCTGGTGCGCGGCGCGGTGGccggagcggggcgcggagcggcggcgcgggcggccgcgggTGCCGACCATGGGCTGGCGGCTGCTGCCCGCCGTCCTGCTGGCCCTGGCGCTGggccgccccgcggcgcgggcGCAGAACGACACGGAGCCCATCGTCCTGGAGGGCAAGTGCCTGGTGGTCTGCGACTCCAACCCGGCCACCGACGCCAAGGGCTCGTCCTCCTCCCCGCTGGGTATCTCCGTGCGGGCGGCCAACTCCAAGGTCGCCTTCTCGGCCGTGAGGAGCACCAACCACGAGCCCTCCGAGATGAGCAACAAGACGCGGATCATCTACTTCGACCAGGtaagcggcggggccggggagggatccccgcggcgccggggggggatccccgcggggccggggtgCCCGTGTCCCCCCGCCGGGACGCGGCCGGGCGCGATCAACaggtgccgccgccgcccgctcgccCCGAGGGGGCCCCTCCGCGCCCCCGCTTCGCCCATTTTCTTAATTCCGGCAAAAAGTTGGGGTGCAGGGGGCGGCTGCCTGCGGGGAGCCCCCGCACCCCAAAGCTGGAGAAGCGGAGGGGCCGGGCAGGTCGCAGCTGGAGGCTCGGGGGGAGCCGGGGACGGCCACCCCCGCGGAGGGCATGTCACGCCCCGCAGTAGTTTCCCACTTGCCCCCCGGGGATGGGGCCGACGGCGGGGGAgggcggagcggagcgcagcgcagcgcagcgcggTGGGGGGCGGCCGCCCGTGCGGGGCAGCCGCCgtcggggccgcgggggccgtgcgccgccggcccctccgcgcagctcccggggggggggccgccagCTCCGGCCTCGCCAGCCTCCGCGGTGGATGGGTCCGAGTAAGTTATTAGGGAGAAGCGGAGCCCAGCGGCGCTGCGCGGGTCCCCGAGCGGCCTCCGCGGGTCTgcgccgcgggcgggggggggggcgccgggaGAGGcgggggcagcggccggggccGTGCGAGCATCCGAGAGGCGGCCCTCGCTGAGCACCGGGCGAGGAGATGGCCCGGGAGGCTTGGGGATAGGGTTTTCTCAGGTGCAAGCAGTCTACGTAGATTTTTGGACGGCTTGTGCAGCCTttgagaggggaaagaagaaggaattttaaggaaaaatcatTTAACTTTTCTGTAATAATCACAGGTTCAGCCCCTCTCATCTCAGTCACTAATACTAACGTACGGATGCCAGCACACGTTTCATGTACCAGCTCCTGTCCTAGGGCAAGTCCAAGGTAGTTGAGGCTGACGGTTATTTTGCTTCCTATATCATATCGTAATGAACAGTAAATTGTTGTGACAACTGGAGCCAGATATGTCATGTAGCGTAATGCTAGCAACGTAAATTACCCTAACTTCATGGACATTCCTAGTGGCTTTCTAGGGCTGTGCCTGGCTTAAAGAAGCCtgaaaatatcaattaaaaaCCACGCATAACTaagtggaaagaaagaaaaatttagtCTTTAAAGAAGATATTTAGCATATGGACGATGCATTCATTTATTACGTTCCCCTCTGTTACTTGTCTCTGTTTAATCAAACCCAAATTATTATTAGTGCttacaaaaacaaataaagcagcaaaGGCTCACAGCCAGTTTTTGCTCAGATATGCCAGGTATTTCAGTAACTCACTCTGACTATAAACCGGTGAATGAATTACATCATTCACGTACATCCTTCCTCACACCTTGGGACTTTCAGGAAGACGGTGTTGACTTGACCATTGCTTTTTAGCCAAATGCAGTATGCCACTCCCTGAATTGGTGTTCTGATGTCATTTTTGGGGAATGATgaacaaaaatgccttttcttaaTCTCCTCTAAACATGTATAGAAGAACGGTCTTGAAGGTATGATATAGTAGCaaagtaagaaatattttctaccCTAGTTTATTTATAGTAAAGTTGTACTATAAATATAACTAAATATCCACTTTATGAGTAGTATTCCAACTTAATGGAGAGAACAGTGAATAAAATGGCATAGATGTAGATTAAAAAATTTCCATGGGTGAACGTTTTCTCAAGTTAAtagtctgtattttttatttagcaCGGAATACCTGTACTAATTCccatgctgtatttttttgtttgtagatCCTAGTAAACGTGGGCAATTTTTTCACGTTGGAGTCTGTCTTTGTAGCACCAAGAAAAGGAATTTACAGTTTCAGTTTTCACGTAATTAAAGTCTATCAGAGTCAAACAATTCAGGTATGTTGATCAAGTATGATTATAAAATCTTTTacttaaattgtttattttaaataagatctTGACTGAACACAAGAGTATTTAACacactttgaaggaaaaatagCTTCATTTAAAGCAACCTGTGGCGTAGAGTTCCTAGCAGTAGAGTGAATACATTTAAACTGAACAGCTGTAATGAGGCAGGATCCTCACCTCAGATAAATTGCCATAGCTTCACTTCTATACCATAAGAACTGAATATCTGGGGTGATATAAAGTATTAAATAGAATGAATCATCCAAGAGTAAAACAGAGCTCTCAATTTCACTTAATTGCATAAATACTATTGAAGAGTCATATTTTGCTACAGGTTAAACTCACTGCCTTGAACACAGGAGTTCTGGGGATACGTACCAGATTTGattatttttgtaacattttgtgACCTGGCTGACAGCTCCTGATGCCAGGTATCTGTTTATGACACCAGTCTGCTGCGGACCAAGGTTAGTTAAGGTGGTCTGCTTGTTCTGTACTACACTGAAATGTTATACCTCTACAGGGATGTCTTCTAGGGAACCTTTATAgcagtttaaactttttttcaccATATCATACATAAAATGtgtcatatattaaaaaaaaaaaggagtgattCTGCGCTTTCTTCTGAAGCATAATAGCAGCTGAACTACTCAATTAAATATCAGTACGTACTAGCTTAGGGGAAAAGCCTCTAAGTTCCTGAACATCCCCTCGCTGAGCCAACAGTAAATTCCTTAAAGTACATTCCTTAATCTTCATGTCAGGTCATGCAATTTCTGTGACATAAATACTGGTTTTCTAGATCTGGAATAACATCTGTGGCTTCCCTTGTTTCCACCCATGAGACCACTAGATTCACACAAGTATTTGATGCTTTTCCATTCATCTGTCTTGCTCCTGAATATGGTTTTCAGCGTGCAAGGCTGAGATGAAAGAAATAGATTTCTGCAGGACTGTTCAGCCATATCTTTGTGGTAGCTCTGGCTTTGGGTTGCCGGTAAAGCTCCTGAGAAAAGTGTAAGTGTAAATGGTAGAGATGGCAGAGGAAGCTGGTGCAAGACACATTCACATACCTGGTGAAATTCGCCTTCAGTTTACAACAGGAAATCATGGTTCCACTCAGGTCAGTGACAAAAGTCTTAGACGAAATATTGACCTAATGAAAAATCTCTATAATGAGCTTATAAGCTATTTAATATCCTCAAACTTTGTTCTTTTCACTCTCAAAAGCTGAAGGTTGAAATGGCCTAGAATGACTGTATGTCAGCCAGCTTCattgtatttaaaagacatattGCCAAGAAAGATGTCCAGGCTTGGATTCTGGAAGCCCAGTGCAGACTTTGGTGTCTCACATACCGGGTACTCAAACCTGGGAGTTTGGGGCTTGTAACAGGGAATGTTACAACCTGCCACATGACCTGAAATCTTCCATAGCTCAAGAGTTTCTGAAGTGATGGATGGGTTTGGTTGGCTCCATTTTGGCACAATTAACGTGAGACCATCCGAGGCAAACCTGTGATGTGTCTTCTGCTGTGATTAAAATAACTGTAAGATGATCTGCAGGGGAACCTGACCTAGAGAGATGGTACAGAAGGAATGAGATAAACCAAAAACAAGCAATGGGTAAACTCTTGATGCCCTTTTTTTGCATGTGTGATAACTAGGGGGGAGGACCGAAAGCCATTGCAGTGGAGCAAACCAGCTTGAGTCTCAGCTGCATGCAGGCTTAAACACCACTAAATCACCTGAAGGCTTCCTACATAAGTGATATTACTATGCCCCTGGAACATCTGTTAGTGCCGTTAAATATCATTAAACTGAAATTGGTTCCCTGGGGACATCTGATTAAGTGGATTTCCCAGATAGGCGAATCCCAAATCAGGGCTGGATTCTGCTGCCCTGACTTATGCTGAGCACTAATTTATTCCACGGCGACtcccattaaaattaatgggagcATGTGCAAGGTCAGCATACTCGATATGAATAAGCATTTCATAATTTACCCCTCTGTGACTGCATTatagctgtttaaaaagaaaaagaagaagaaagctaaTAGTTTGCCATTGGGGAAATGAAAAATGCCTGGCTCTGCCCgttcccccagcccctgcccatcTTTATTTACAGAGTGTATGTGTGATGTTGCTTTTGGAGCAGAGCCTGTGCTGACTTTCAGAAGTGTTTCATAGAGAAAATGGATTCAGTACCAAAACACAGTGCAGTGGTTCATAAAGCTAAAGGTCTGTTCTAGACTTCAAGGCTAAGCTGCCGTCAGTAATGGAAGGGACATATATTTTGCTCGCAATGAAGTGTAAGCTCCTAGCCTACTGCGGTACCTTTGACATCTCATTAGGTGCCTATATTGCATCTCTGGGTGCTTAAGTTTCTTGAAAATGTCTTCTTTGCTAGCGCGTGTCTAAATAACCTGTGAGGTAGGCAAAGTGAAGCAAACTGAGGTAACAGCTCACGGATCCGTATTACCAGAGAGTTGCAACAATTAATGTGCCCGAGCAACAGATGAAAGCAATGTCGCGTTACCTTTCACACCGGCTGAGCCCGGACCGTGGCAGTCAGTGGACAGTGTCCCACCGACTTCACTCAGCTGCAGGTCAAGCCCATGAAACACAAATGTGCTTGTGCACTCcaaataaatgtaattattagtttaaaacagcaacaacaaaaaaagcagtgaagatTGGGACCTTAGCAGACCTCTTACACTGTAGTTAATATTCAGTGACAGTTCTTGATGTTTTTCTGTTAATTAGAGCTTTTCAGTGGTTTTTCTCTTGTAGGTTAATTTGATGCTAAATGGAAAGCCAGTCATTTCTGCTTTTGCCGGGGACAAGGACGTCACACGTGAAGCTGCCACTAATGGAGTCCTGCTCTATCTAGACAAGGAGGATAAGGTTTACCTGAAATTGGAGAAAGGTAATCTGGTCGGCGGATGGCAGTATTCTACGTTTTCTGGCTTTCTGGTCTTTCCCCTGTAAAGTCAATTTTCCTGTGACATTCATCCAGGTGTGGACTCATCATTGCCTCTGTTACATGAAGATCATTTTATCATCATGGGATTGATGTTTCTTTATTGGTTTTTCATGGGTGAATATGGATTCTCTTTATGGATTTTGGCCCCATCTGAACTACTCAGAAGTTTCACAGAATTTTGTGTGtttaaatacaatatatttgGATTGAGACTAAAGCAGACAATAAATATCTATGCTTAATGTTACAGTCTAAAGCTGCCTGCAAGATTTATTCAGATTTCATTTACTGGACTTATTGGATTCATGGGAGAAGCGGATTTTCTTTAATTATGAAAAGACTGGCAACCAGGTCTATAATTTAGGAGAGTTTGAGTTCAGACTTCAATCAAGAGTTAGTGTGTTGCTGCCAAAGAACTGTATATTGATATATTGGTCATACATGTTTTTGTCATTGGGACTTAACTGACATGATCTATTCCATTGTCTTGAGAAAGGTAATTATTATTGATAAGTAGCTGACTTTAATTCTCCTCTGCGTGTAGTGTGTTGGATGGTTCACCCATGTATTTATGCTCTGTCACCGGTCACAATCAAGTCTAGCTTACATAGAGCTAAGAGGTTATGGCTGTGTTTTAGTTGGATATGTAAGGTATTCCTCTTTTCCATGTGCTGTTTTCTAAAGAGAAGAGCAGATATAAccattaagaaaaatattcttaccAGGGTTAAAGGTGATCATTCAGGCACAACTTTACAAAACAgctttgccctgcaggaaatCTCACACTTGTTCTTCAATTTTAATTAACATGATTGATAATAACTGCTTTATTAAAAACCTAAGGGATGCCTTCCTTAGACACAACCACTTTATTAGCTGGAGACGAGATCCCCTTGTTTGTAATTATGTCTATTTTTCAAACCTTCTGTTGTGTTAAAGGTATCATCTGGTTTTGCCTTAACTCCAGAACTGTATATAATTTTAGATCATATGTTTAACAAATATTAAATCCAAATAGCTGGTACCTAACTTGGTGCAATATCTTTTCGGCTTTTTGTACAGGTCATATGAATTCATAAACTTATTTATTATATCATTGTTACATAATAAAGATTAATATATGTTAGCTGAATTTTTGACCTTTGGATTTTGGAAGtcacttcatgctattttttTATTGGATATACTTATTATATGCAAAGTGTAAGCTTTTGGGATTCacagaaactgtcctgggaggcaGGCAAACTGccataatttaggctggaagaaTCCTAGAGGTAATCAGAATGATCTAGAAATAACCTatgcattttatttagaaaaacatttagGCAGAAAtcctggtttcactgaagttagtGTTAAGAATCACATTGATTCCAAAGGATTTTGGATGAGACCTGTGCTTTAGGTTTTGCCATCAGTGTTAAACTCCAGTGCCATCAAATTGAATATCAATTAAAAATGATTTTCACATGAACTGCTAATGAAACCTTCATCCCTCATGCCCAAAATATACACTGAATTCGATGGACGTTTGTGCCTTGCATATCATGAAGGATACGGTTCTAAATTAAGAAATACTATATACTTGAGAATGTTTCTGGATGGAAGCATATCCAGCAATCTGGGACCTTCTCTGAAAGCCAGTTTAGGCTTGCATTTGCTGTTTGAGGTAATGTGTTTCCAGTTTCTTCACTTGTTAGCCAAGTGCAGTGTATCATATTGCTCTAACCGCTGTAAATGGATGTTTCACTGATTTAAAGTCGAATGCCTGGCTGGTTGATGCTCCTGATAAAAATGTCAGGGAATCAGTGGCACAGAATTGTGCccaaattccttctttttctggACCCAAGATACAGGATTCTTTGGGGAATTTCAGGAGGATAGGTGGGTACATTTGCACCCCTATGAGATAAGTCAGATGAGGAGGTCATTTGTTAGACACAGTATCGTTTCTGTACAGGACACTGCAGTTCGGGAGGAAGTGGAAAGACACGGGAAGAAGGCGAATGATTTACATcgctgaaaaatataaaaaagttttCCATTATGACTAATCAAAATGTATCACCACTGCCCCcccaaaatgtgtgtgtgtatatatgtgtatatctaAAAAACCCCGGGATTGCAGCACGTAGTATGCATGATATTATAAAAAGATTATTTGTCATAAGAGTTTATTTCAGAGGGGAGCATCAGTATTTTGTATAAAATTGGTAAAAGAAGCTCACCTTACCCATTGATACGTATGTAATGTAAAGGAAACATTGCTCCtacacagacagaagaaaaatggcattAAAGGTGTCAGTATACTTTTCAGAATGATCAGATGTATCTAACTTCTTTAGTTTGTAAACATATGATCTTTAAAAGCTGCCTTTAGCATTCAGCTAAAAGCTGTACTATCTTAATATACTGTTGATTTCCGCTTGGCGAAACATTTCTGATTGCTTCAGAGTCATTAACAGTTATTTAAACTTTAACTATAGAGTCTGGGAAGTTATTCAGTTAAGGAGATACGTTTTGATGGAAATGTCCTAAATTTTTCTCCTCAGCCTCTAAAATCAGAATTACTAACTAATTATTTTGCtagttaaaggggaaaaaaagggttcaGAGAAGTCGCTGTAAAGCAGCTTGTGTTATCCTCACACAATGCTGAGCACTGACTCCACTCAGAGGTGGCCTTTGGAGATGGGCAGTTCTCTTAGCTcacatttaaacatttaaataagaaCGAACCATAGTTTTTAGACTACAATTGGAGCTACTTTCCAGATCTTGAGCTCATTTTCATTGTATTGTCCCGCACTTCAGCTATGTCAGTAGGAGTTTCTCCCAGAAGAGAGAAGATAAGCTAGCCTAGATGGAGCTGGGTCTGGAAACTAccgtttttcttctttctctttccttgttccttttccttctgtcttcccATGTTACTGCTACAGTAGTGTTCTTGTTCAGAAGCAACAGCTCGGGAGACACTTCAAATTTCAAAGGGTATTTAAGATTagaggtttgatttttttttttttttaaagaacttaaaCCTCCATTGAGCTGCACTGTAAAGGTTAGAGCCGAATTTCTGATCCTGTTAATTTGATGATGCTAGTCTTACTGATTTTGGTGAGCGCAGAATTTCCCGCTCTGTGCATATCCCTGCTACAGAACGTGCTGAGGATCTATACCCACATCCTTCAACGTATACCCACT contains:
- the CBLN4 gene encoding cerebellin-4, giving the protein MGWRLLPAVLLALALGRPAARAQNDTEPIVLEGKCLVVCDSNPATDAKGSSSSPLGISVRAANSKVAFSAVRSTNHEPSEMSNKTRIIYFDQILVNVGNFFTLESVFVAPRKGIYSFSFHVIKVYQSQTIQVNLMLNGKPVISAFAGDKDVTREAATNGVLLYLDKEDKVYLKLEKGNLVGGWQYSTFSGFLVFPL